GCATGTAATCCGCAAACACCAGAAAGGTGCCCCCATAGGGACGGACCCCGGAATGCAGGTACATGCCGGCCAAAACCCCGCCCATGGCATGTTCCCGGACCCCGAACCGGATGTTCCGGCCTTTCCGGCCGTTTTTTTGAAACTCGCCGGAACAGGTGAGATAGGTCTTGTTGGACGGGGCCAGGTCCGCAGACCCGCCCATGAGCGCGGGCAGGTTCGGGGCAATGGCATTGAGCACCTTGCCTGAAGCGGCCCGGGTGGCTACCGGGGCATCGGATGTGGAAAACTCCGGAATATCTTTGTCCCATCCCTTGGTAAGGAATCCGCTCACGGCATCCACAAACAGGGCCGCATCTTCGGGATAGGCTTTTTTATAGGCTGAGAAAACATCCTGCCACGCGTTCTCCAGGTTTTCACCGGATGCCACTGCGTTGCGGGTATGATTCAGTACGGCTTCGGGCACATGAAAGGTCAGATCCTCGGGCAGCCCATAGAATTTTTTCACCAGCCGGATCTCTTCGTCCCCCAAGGGGGCCCCATGGGCATCGGCTGTATCCTGCTTGTTGGGGCTGCCATAAGCGATATGGGTTCTGATCTTGATCAAAGACGGGCGGTCCGTTTCCTCTTTGCCCGCCTGGATGGCGGCCTGGATGGCAGTCAGGTCATTGCCGTTTGCCACTTCCGTTACATGCCAGTTCATGGCCGTGAATTTGTCTGCCACGTTTTCCGTGAACGCGATATCCGTGGCCCCTTCAATGGTGATCTGGTTGTCATCATAGATCAGGATCAGTTTTCCCAGACCCAGATGTCCGGCCAGAGACACGGCTTCCATGGCCACCCCTTCCATGAGGTCCCCGTCCCCGCACATGCAGAAGGTATGATGGTCAATGAGTGCGTTGTCATCCTTGTTGAACCGGGCTGCCAGGTGGGATTCGGCAATGGCCATGCCCACGGCGTTGGCAATGCCCTGGCCCAGGGGCCCCGTGGTGGTCTCCACCCCCGGGGTTTCTCCGTATTCCGGATGGCCCGGTGTCCGGGAGCCCCATTGTCTGAAATTTTTCAGATCATCCAGGGTCAGCCCATACCCGAACAGATACAGCAGGCTGTAAAGCAAAGAAGAGGCATGGCCGCCGGACAGCACAAACCGGTCCCGGTCGATCCATGCCGGGTTTTGGGGATGATGTTTTAAAAACGTATTGAACAGCACATAAGCGGCCGGTGCCAGGCCCATGGGTGCACCGGGATGGCCGGAATTGGCTTTTTGCACGGCATCCATGCAAAGGGCTCGAATGGTATTAATCGTGAGTTGATCCAAATTTTCTGTGGCATCGACCATGATCTATTTCTCCTGATAAAAGTGAGCTGAGTGTTATAAGGCTCTCATAAATTCGGGTTTAAGTTTAATTTTTCCGCTCAACGCCTGAGCGATC
Above is a window of Desulfotignum balticum DSM 7044 DNA encoding:
- the tkt gene encoding transketolase, whose translation is MVDATENLDQLTINTIRALCMDAVQKANSGHPGAPMGLAPAAYVLFNTFLKHHPQNPAWIDRDRFVLSGGHASSLLYSLLYLFGYGLTLDDLKNFRQWGSRTPGHPEYGETPGVETTTGPLGQGIANAVGMAIAESHLAARFNKDDNALIDHHTFCMCGDGDLMEGVAMEAVSLAGHLGLGKLILIYDDNQITIEGATDIAFTENVADKFTAMNWHVTEVANGNDLTAIQAAIQAGKEETDRPSLIKIRTHIAYGSPNKQDTADAHGAPLGDEEIRLVKKFYGLPEDLTFHVPEAVLNHTRNAVASGENLENAWQDVFSAYKKAYPEDAALFVDAVSGFLTKGWDKDIPEFSTSDAPVATRAASGKVLNAIAPNLPALMGGSADLAPSNKTYLTCSGEFQKNGRKGRNIRFGVREHAMGGVLAGMYLHSGVRPYGGTFLVFADYMRPAIRLASLMNLPLIYVFTHDSVAVGEDGPTHQPVEHLAALRAIPGLHVVRPADANETAQAWRQALTTSNGPTALILSRQKLPVLDVSKRDGEFQYGAYAIQNRGKEADLILIATGSEVHISLKAAEILEKEHNIQTSVVSMPSWEWFEKAPAPYRARILPSEVTCRLAVEAGIGMGWEKYVGPKGAMVSIERFGASAPGKEVLEQLGMSVDNVVNQALSLVKG